Proteins encoded by one window of uncultured Draconibacterium sp.:
- a CDS encoding PhoH family protein: MDKQILLEGIDLLEFFGVNNSKIELIKRLFPKIKITARGHALFVQGEPKEIKAFEKKFALILDHYYQYNVLTEEIIHELLDSGVSSFEENGSSEPDIIVFGNNGKPVRARTPNQRRLVESNSKNDLIFAIGPAGTGKTYTAIALAVRALKNKEIRKIILSRPAVEAGENLGFLPGDLKDKIDPYLQPLYDALQDMIPPKKLEEFMKDGVIQIAPLAFMRGRTLSNAYVILDEAQNTTVNQLKMFLTRMGLNAKFIITGDVTQIDLPRKSQSGLIQALRILKGIKNISTIYFDKKDIVRHKLVRDIVEAYDKHAEQKIEIKTDTKENKD, encoded by the coding sequence TTGGATAAACAAATCTTACTGGAAGGAATTGATCTCCTTGAGTTTTTTGGAGTAAACAATTCGAAAATTGAACTGATAAAAAGGCTTTTCCCAAAAATTAAGATCACCGCGCGGGGTCATGCTTTATTCGTTCAGGGAGAACCAAAAGAAATAAAAGCATTTGAGAAAAAGTTCGCCCTCATTCTCGATCATTACTATCAGTACAACGTACTCACCGAAGAAATTATTCACGAATTGTTGGATTCGGGTGTTTCGTCGTTTGAAGAAAACGGAAGCAGCGAACCCGATATTATTGTATTCGGAAACAACGGAAAACCAGTACGGGCGCGCACACCCAACCAGCGACGTCTGGTGGAAAGCAACAGTAAAAACGATCTGATTTTTGCCATTGGTCCGGCCGGAACAGGAAAAACATACACCGCAATTGCATTGGCCGTTAGGGCGCTAAAAAATAAGGAGATCAGGAAAATTATTCTTAGCCGCCCCGCTGTTGAGGCCGGTGAAAACCTGGGATTTCTTCCCGGCGATTTAAAAGATAAAATCGATCCGTATTTGCAACCACTTTACGATGCTTTGCAGGATATGATTCCGCCGAAAAAACTGGAGGAATTTATGAAAGATGGCGTAATACAAATTGCCCCACTTGCCTTTATGCGTGGACGTACATTGAGCAATGCCTATGTAATTCTCGACGAAGCGCAGAATACAACCGTTAATCAACTGAAAATGTTTTTAACGCGCATGGGACTAAACGCTAAGTTCATAATTACCGGCGATGTTACCCAGATCGACCTTCCAAGAAAAAGCCAGTCTGGTTTGATACAGGCACTACGCATTTTAAAAGGCATTAAAAATATTTCAACCATTTATTTTGATAAAAAAGATATCGTTCGCCACAAATTGGTGCGCGATATTGTTGAGGCCTACGATAAACACGCCGAACAGAAAATTGAGATAAAAACCGATACAAAAGAAAATAAAGATTAA
- a CDS encoding PspC domain-containing protein, with the protein MILGVSEWLSGKLGWSVTTIRIAFVVGVLIFGVGLGLYLILWIVKMFSK; encoded by the coding sequence ATGATTTTAGGAGTATCAGAGTGGCTTAGTGGGAAATTAGGATGGAGTGTAACAACAATTAGAATTGCATTTGTGGTAGGCGTATTGATTTTTGGTGTAGGACTTGGGTTGTACCTTATTCTTTGGATTGTAAAAATGTTCTCGAAATAG